A stretch of Xenopus laevis strain J_2021 chromosome 8S, Xenopus_laevis_v10.1, whole genome shotgun sequence DNA encodes these proteins:
- the LOC121397796 gene encoding uncharacterized protein LOC121397796 codes for MKQLVLEIPKPYIRLAGACISLLIIGLLALSIRFCNKHVKELKKREEEVRSLQVVVPGVKIHIGEEGNSKENEVTPNTENNNKVVEISESATITDVPQENCAETDKEIKDVESQHMNEDTTKKQKKKNWRKYLPFTKKTNPPPENGVETDKELKESGKKLLKLLKLLKVVKPRKPELAEETDEQNKKVDETQVEEVDKKKKKRIWKWKWKKKRAEMTLLPLQKPKSKEEQFKKK; via the exons ATGAAACAATTAG TTTTAGAGATCCCTAAACCGTATATCCGTTTGGCTGGAGCATGCATTAGTTTGTTGATAATTGGACTTCTGGCATTAAGCATTCGTTTCTG CAACAAGCATgtgaaagaattaaaaaaacgtgAGGAAGAGGTGCGGAGTCTTCAAGTAGTTGTACCAG GAGTAAAAATACACATAGGAGAAGAAGGGAACTCTAAGGAAAATGAAGTGACTCctaatacagaaaataataataaagtggtaGAAATATCAGAATCTGCTACAATAACGGATGTCCCTCAAGAGAACTGTGCTGAAACAGATAAAGAGATTAAAGATG TTGAATCACAGCACATGAACGAAGATaccactaaaaaacaaaaaaagaaaaactggaggAAATATCTTCCTTTTACTAAAAAAACCAATCCACCTCCTGAGAACGGTGTGGAAACAGATAAAGAGCTAAAGGAAA GTGGGAAGAAActactaaaactactaaaactacTAAAAGTAGTAAAACCACGAAAACCAGAATTAGCAGAGGAAACAGATGAACAGAACAAGAAAGTTGATGAAACGCAAGTAGAGGAAgttgataagaagaagaaaaaaagaatatggaaatggaaatggaaaaagaaaagggcAGAAATGACACTTCTCCCATTACAAAAACCAAAGTCGAAGGAggagcagtttaaaaaaaaatag